A stretch of the Theileria equi strain WA chromosome 1, complete sequence genome encodes the following:
- a CDS encoding hypothetical protein (encoded by transcript BEWA_018260A) translates to MNIFFYQKYESTLVSQLQNTFSFIITNWDLPSKSSLVESFVTELEKVIDNTSTKKTYEIELSNYEPRNMLSCLLYMLHYKLRNEKRKQYLLYDPKFKMFKTRQSVVNFLKDNGIFNYKGITLTRNGFLVESHNTLEIPHTIPLLSYKRLNSHIKNVKRRIEKSCISSPVSRRLLYIIYPVNLIHRKMYNKLVKEEENKIVKRLRFKL, encoded by the exons ATGAACATATTTTTTTACCAGAAATACGAATCTACTCTAGTTTCTCAACTGCAAAATACTTTCAGTTTCATAATTACAAACTGGGATTTGCCATCTAAAAGTTCATTAGTGGAGTCATTTGTAACAGAACTCG AGAAAGTCATCGACAATACAAGTACTAAGAAAACGTATGAAATTGAATTGTCTAATTATGAGCCCCGAAATATGCTATCGTGCTTACTCTATATGTTGCATTACAAACTCAGGAATGAAAAAAGGAAACAATATCTATTATACGATCCAAAATTCAAGATGTTCAAAACACGCCAATCCGTCGTGAATTTTCTAAAGGATAATGGTATATTTAATTACAAAGGTATAACTTTGACCAGAAATGGATTCCTGGTGGAATCGCACAATACACTGGAAATACCACATACTATACCACTACTAAGTTACAAAAGGCTTAATTCACACATCAAAAATGTGAAGAGACGTATAGAAAAATCATGCATCTCTTCACCGGTTTCCAGGAGGTTACTATATATAATATATCCCGTAAACCTTATACACAGGAAGATGTACAATAAACTcgtaaaggaagaagaaaacaaAATAGTCAAAAGATTAAGATTTAAACTTTAA
- a CDS encoding 3-5 exonuclease domain containing protein (encoded by transcript BEWA_018250A) has translation MAILWLKLALLVRLGGSFTIRYCSYKNQPSFLFKLYSTAIQFEDPELAVFKGKNIIIDNTNVNEYNTSVEQILNTRCVGFDLEYLPDYYASIREISDRRKPSLVQICGDSTCLIYLIYKIGYIPLSLLNILNNTNILKVSHGAPSDMLLLYRHFGTICTNFVDLLKICRENKIHPTTLQNATAHVLNLKLSKRQQCSNWEAKTLTTEQIAYASTDAWVTRQIYLQLSPSKVDKLFINSNGEIETA, from the exons ATGGCCATTTTATGGTTGAAACTAGCGTTATTAGTTAGACTAGGAGGTTCGTTTACAATCAGGTATTGCTCTTACAAGAATCAGCCAAGCTTCCTTTTTAAATTATATTCTACAGCAATACAG TTTGAAGATCCAGAGCTTGCTGTGTTCAAGGGTAAAAACATTATAATCGATAATACGAATGTGAATGAATATAACACATCAGTAGAGCAGATTTTGAATACAA GATGTGTTGGATTTGATTTGGAATATCTTCCAGACTATTATGCATCCATTCGTGAGATATCCGATCGGCGTAAACCCTCATTAGTCCAGATTTGCGGAGATTCCACGTGTCTTATCTATCTAATTTACAAAATCGGCTACATACCACTCTCGTTGCTAAATATTCTCAACAACACAAATATACTAAAG GTTTCCCACGGGGCTCCATCGGATATGCTTTTGCTGTATAGGCACTTTGGAACTATATGCACTAATTTTGTAGATTTGttaaaaatttgtagaGAAAACAAAATACATCCTACAACACTTCAAAATGCTACTGCACACGTACTAAATCTCAAACTTTCTAAGAGACAGCAGTGTTCTAACTGGGAAGCAAAAACATTAACAACAGAGCAAATAGCGTATGCTTCTACTGATGCCTGGGTTACACGTCAGATTTATTTGCAGCTGAGCCCTTCAAAAGTTGACAAATTGTTTATCAATTCGAATGGTGAAATTGAAACTGCTTAA